AAACGGTGACTCTGGAAAATAACGATCACCCCGCCGTGATGCGTGCAGGCCGCTATCCGCTGGTGGTGATGGCGCATTACAAGAGCGAGAAGGAACAATCGGTTGCATCCACTGTATTGCATACCGATTCGTTTTACTTTCAGGAGCCGGTGGTGTCGGTGGTCGAGGGCAGGATCGAATCTTCCGTTGAGTCGGGAGGGTCGGTTTTAAATGTCCTTTTGCAGAACAATTCCCAGGCGCTCAAAAATGTGCGCATGATGCTCTTATTGCCTCCGGGATTGATCGCGGAAAACTTCAAGGGGATGATGGGCTTCACTCTACAGGGCGGTGAGAGGAAATTTTTTCAAGTGCCGGTGGTCAAGGCGGCGGAAAGCCTGAACGGCAGTTACCCGGTGCATCTGATGATCGAATACGGGGAGAAACTGAAACACTACACGGGGGAGATTCGCGGCAGGATTGAATTCGGCCCCGTATTGGCCCCACGGGCGCTTGGTTTGCACATGGCAGTCATTGCCATTATGAGTCTGGGGCTTTATTGGATCTACCGGAAAAAATGGAAAGCGGCTCTCAATTTATAACCTGAAAAAGAATTTAGTTTTTTGCATTGAGCAGTTTCGCGACGACAACGGCGAGGGTGAACCAGCCGGTCATGAAGAAGAGACCGCCGAAGGGAGTTACGGGGCCAAAGAATCGCGGGCCGTCGAAGGCCAGCGCGTAGAGACTGCCGGAGAAAAGCACAATCCCGGTGGTGAAAAAGATGCCCACTTTCTTTAAAGCTTTTTCTCCAGCTTCGCCAAGGACTAAGACGAGAATTCCAACCAGAATGAGCGCCAGGGCATGATAGGCAAGGTAGTCGGTGGCGGTGTGGAAGGTTGCGAGTTTTTGTTCTGTCAGGCGATCCTTTAAGGAATGCGCTCCAAATGCGCCGAGCAAAACACTTAATCCGCCCAATCCTGCGCCCAGTGAAATCCAGTTCATGATTTGTATTCCTCCGTGGTCATCAGTGGTTTCCCGACCCCTCACCTGACCTCTCCCCTTGAAGGGGGCGAGGGATTTTAATAATTTCCTCTCCTCTGAGAGGAGAGGATTAAGGTGAGGAGGGATTTAATTATTCATTGGTTCCTTTGTGCCTCCGCTAGCCCACCATATTGTAACGCCGGGTCCGGTAATCGACTCCGAATTCTTTTTTGACGATTTCCTCGCAGGCGGTTTCATCCACGTCTTTCTGTTGGGTGACGATGGTGGCCTGTACTTTTGGAATATATTTTTTTGCCTCGGCGATGAACTCCTTGATCTTGTCGTAAATGCCGTTGCGGAACGCCGGCAGGGGGCGGCAGATTTCGTCGTAGGCTTCGGAGGTGTCGGTGTTCAAACTGACCGAAACCTCATCGATCAGCCCCTGAAGTTCCGGGAGGATGTTTCTTTTGTTGATGACGTTGCCGTGCCCGTTGGTGTTTAAGCGCACGCGGCCTCCGGCGGCTTTTATTTTTTTGGCTACCTCTTTGACGACATCGAGCCTCAGTGTCGGTTCGCCGTAGCCGCAGAACACCACCTCGTCGTATTTGGTCGGATCATCGATCGACTCCCAGACCTCCTGGGCCGTTGGTTCGCGGTCGAGCTTGAGATTGTAGCCTTGCACCACGGGACGGGTGAGACGTGTGCAGAACACGCAATCGTCCGTGCATCGCGTTGTCAGATTGAGGTAAAGCGAGTTGCGAATCTGGTAAGAAACCGTTCCCGTTGGCGCGTTTTTACCGATGCCGAACAATTCAAAGAAGTTCAGTTCCGTGGTCCGTTGAACGTCTTCCACCCGGAGTCCGCGTACCTCGGCAACCAACTGGGCGGTGTGGTGGACGAAAGAGGGTTCGTTGCGTTTGCCCCGGTTGGGGGCGGGTGTGAGGAACGGGCAGTCGGTCTCGACGAACAGGCGGTCGGCGGGAATGGTTTTTGCAACGGCGCGAAGCTCGTCCGATTTTTTAAACGTCACAGAGCCTGAGAAGGAGATATAAAATCCCATTTCCAGCGCTTTGTCCGCCAGTTTCTGGTCTCCGGAGAAACAATGAAAAATGCCGGAACGGGCTCTGTTATTAGGTTTGTAGAATTCGGACAATATGGAGATCATGTCTTCATTCGCGTCCCGGCAATGGATGATGATGGGTTTGTCGAGTTCTTTAGCCAGTTCCAGTTGATTTCTGAAATGCGTGCGTTGCAGATCCTGAGGCGAATAGTTTTTGAAATAGTCGAGACCGATTTCCCCCACCGCCACCATCCTGGGGTGGGCGAGCAGACGTCTCAGTTCGGCATACGTGGTATCGTCGATCGATTTGACGTCATGCGGATGGATGCCCGCCGTGGCATAAATGAAATCATATTGTTCCGCCAGCTCCAGCGAGCGGGCGCTACTTTCCACATCACAACCGATATTGAGGATGTAGTCCACGCCATTGGCGCGGGCACGCTCAATGACTTCGTCGCGGTCGGCGTCGTATTGGTCCATATCGAGATGGGCGTGGGTGTCGATGATCATCTTACACGCACTCCAGGCGGCAGTTCCTGGTCAAATCCCGCCAGAACGAGTTTCCCATCGGCAGAGCCAGCAAGGAGCATTCCCTGAGACTCAATTCCCATCAGTTTTACAGGTTTGAGGTTGGCCACCAGAACAACCGTTCGACCGATCAACTGGTCGGGCTCGTAGCCTTCGGCGATGCCGGCCAGCACCTGCCGCGTTTCCGTGCCGATGTCCACTTTCAACTGAATCAATTTTTTGGATTTTTTGACTTTCTCGGCTTCCAGAATTTTTCCGGTGCGAAGGTCGATCTTCATGAAATCGTCGATCGTCACCTGCTCGGCTAACCCCTCAGCCTTTGATTTCTCCGCGGCAGGTTCCCCCCCCGTTTCGGTGCCAAGGGTCACACTTTGCAGGATTTTTTCCGCATCCTTTTCTTCCATTCTCGGGAACAATTGCTCAGCCGATTGGGTTTGACTGCCGGGTTTCAACCCGCCCCATTGGGCAATGGATTCCATCCCCTGCTCAAGGGCGGAAGTTTCAATGCCCAATTGTTTCATCATGGATTCCGCGCTTTCCGGCATGAAGGGATAAACCAGGATGGCGATGGTTCGTAAGGCTTCGGCGCAATGGTACATCACCGTTTTGAGGCGTTCTTTGCCTTCATCGGTTTTGGCCAGGTTCCAGGGGCCGGTTTTCACGATGTACTGATTGCTGGCATCGACCAGCTCCCAGATGGTCGCGAGAATTTTGTGGTAGGCGAGTTCGTCATAGAGCGACTGCACCGCAGACAACGTTTGCGATGCTTTGCTCTTCAGCGCTTCGTCTTCCTCTCCGCCTGTGGACGGTTGCGGAATAGTCCCCTCAAAATATTTTCCGATCATGTTGGTTGTGCGGTTGAGGAGATTGCCCAGATTGTTGGCCAGATCGCTGTTGAGCCGCCCGATCAGCGCCTTGTGGGAAAAATCCCCATCCATTCCGAAAGACACTTCCCGCATCAGGAAATAGCGGATGACATCGACGCCGAACTGGTCGATCAATAAATTTGGTTCCACCACGTTGTGCAGGGATTTGGACATTTTTTGTCCGTTCACCGTCCACCAGCCATGCGCGTAAATATTTTTGGGAAGCGGCAGACCGATGGATTTGAGCATCGTGGACCAGTATACGGCATGAGTGGTCAGAATGTCTTTGCCGACCAGATGATGATCGGCAGGCCAGAATTCGCATTTGCGAATTTGATCGAGTGTTCCAAAGGTGGAGATGTAGTTGATCAACGCGTCGAACCAGACGTAGGTGACATAGCTGTCGTCGAAGGGCAGGGGGATGCCCCAGGGCATACGATCGACAGGACGGGAAATGCAAAGATCTTCCAACGGTTTGCTCAAAAACCCCAACACTTCATTTTTACGGGAAGCGGGTTGAATGAATGTTTCATTGGTCTTGATATGCTCGATCAGCCAATCCTGATACTGGCCCATTTTGAAGAAGTAATTGCTTTCGGTGATCTTCTCCACCTTGCGTCCGCATTCCGGGCAATTGCCTTTAACGAGATCCTTTTCCGTCCAGAACCTCTCATCGGGAATGCAATACCATCCCTCATAATTTTTCCGGTAGATTTCCCCTCTTTCCCAAAGTTGATTCAGAATTTCATGGACGACTTTCTTGTGCCGTTCCTCTGTCGTGCGGATGAAATCGTCATTGCAGATATTGAGACGCACCCAAAGTTCCTTAAACCGGCAATTGAGCTTGTCGACATGTTCCTGGGCATCCACACCCAGTTCTTTCGCCGCTTGATGGACTTTTTGCCCGTGCTCGTCGGTTCCGGTGAGGAAAAATACGTCGTATCCTTGCAGTTTTTTGTAACGGGAGACGACATCGGCGGCGATGGTGGTGTAGGCGTGCCCGATATGCGGCACATCGTTTACATAATAAATGGGCGTGGTGACAAAGAATTTTTTTCCGTTTTTTTGCATTGAGGTCGTTTCAAGTTTCAGGATTAAATTTGAGGTCTATTTGGGCAGTTTTTTCTGAAGGAAACCTTTCACTTCATTCAAATCGTAGGTCATTACATTATCATCCTCCAGACGGACAATAACTTTTTGTTCAAGGATCTGGTTTTTCATCACCTTGCCTGGGCCGTCGGGTGTGTCGAGCCGTGTTCCGTATTTAGGGAGGTCTTTAAGCAGTTCCCTGTAGGTTTGATGCTCATACTGGAGACAGCACATCAGGCGTCCGCAGACTCCGGAAATCTTGCTGGGGTTGAGTGCGAGCCCCTGATCTTTGGCCATTCTTATGGTCACCGGCGTGAACTCTTCGAGAAAGGTCGAACAGCAAAGAGACTCCCCGCAGATACCGTAACCACTGATCGATCGCGCTTCGTCCCGCACACCCACCTGTTTCATTTCGATCCGATGACGTAAATTCGAGGCCAGTTCCTTGATCAACAGGCGAAAATCAACGCGGCCTTCGGCGGTGAAAAAGAACATGGTTTTGTTGGCGGACGGAATGTGGACCACCCGGCTCAAATTCATCGGTAGTTTTAATTCTGTAATTTTTTGCAAACAAAGATGTTTCGCCCGGTTTTCCTGGGCTTCCCGTTTTTCATCTGCTTGCAGGTCATTGTCGTTAGCCGTCCGCAAGACTTTATGAAATGATTGGGGGCTTTCCTTGAGAAAATTTCCGATTTTATTGGAGGCAACAACTCCAATCTCCTGACCGTTGCCGGATTCGACGATGACCGACATGCCAACACGGAGTTGAAGAGTGCCGGGGTCATACAGTTCGGATTTTCCCTTGTCCCGGACGCGGATTCCTATGAGGAACCGTGGGCCGGATTTTTCCTGGACTGGAGCCGGGGACTCTTGAGTTAGTAGATTCATCTCTTTTATTTTTCAGAAGGTATTAAGTGGCTTCACAAAACTGAATCAGCATATGATCAAGCGAAAGCTGCAGGTTGGCGTTGCCGGTTAATGCTGATTTGGTTTTCAGCACCGAATCAAACATGGTGGTCAGAGCTCCCAACGTTTTTTGGGCTGCCAAAGGTTGTAAACGGTCCAAAATGTCCTGGTTGAGAATCCGGGTGTTTGCTCCTGGATTTTTCAGGACCGCCAGGTCGCGCACCAGACTCAGCATTTCGTCCAGCAAAGATTGTATTTGGGCCGGCTGTTTGGCCCAAAGTCTAGTCCATTTGAAAATCACATCCATGCGTTTGAAAGACACTTTTTCCAACAGGTTCAATACATCTTCCCGGTAATTCTGGGTGGTCGCAATATCTTCCTCTAAAGCCTTGTTGACTTGACCCATGGATCGTAAGGCCCTCAACTCTAATCCTTCCTCATTAACGTCCCCGGTTTCTGATTCCTGGGTTTGTTGAAGGATTTGTTTGACCTCTTCCGAAGTCAAGGGGTGAAACTTTACTCCCTGGCAACGGGAGACAATCGTCGGAAGCAATCGATACGGATTTTGGGTGATCAGGATAAGGACCGTAGCCGATGGCGGTTCCTCCAGTGTTTTTAAAAAGCTATTGGCGGCCTGTGGATTCATGGACTCAGCGCCATCGATGATTGCTACCTTGGTTTTTCCTTCATAAGGCAGGTAGGCCAGCTTCTTTTGCAATTCACGAATTTCTTCGACCTTTATAAGAGCGTCTCTTCCCGAGGGCGAACTTTTTCCCGGTTCGAGAAGAAAAAAGTCAGGGTGGATGCGTTGAGCTATTTTTCGGCAGGAGGAGCAATTGTCACAGCACTCCAGTGGGCCGGAAACCTCACAATTCAAGGTTTTGGCAAATTCGATCGCAGTGAGCTTTTTCCCTATGCTTTCAGGACCATAGAATAAATAAGCGTGCGCTACGCTATTGTCCTGAAGCGCATTTTGGATGATTCTTTTGGGCTGGTCCTGACCCAGAATCCGTTGGAATGACATTTTTCTATATAGGTTTCAATCTCTTCCATTTTTCAGCAGAAATGAGAACGGGAATTTCCAAGGTTGATAATTTTTTATTTAAAATCGGAAAGTTAAAACGCCTTCCTCTCGCTTTTGAGGCGACCCCTCTTCTCTTTTGGGGCATCGCCTCAGAACTCGGTTTATCTTAATACAGCCGCCAGGTGGAGTAAATGAAAAACCATCGATGCGATATGTGGGGGATTCTTTATGAGGATATTGATATTGAGAAAGAGTTGAAAACTCGAGTAACTTGATGGTTTGTATTGAAAATGGATTAATAATCTGGTAATAATCGCTCTCGTTTTGTTACCATGTAAAGGTAACTGTTTCTCCTTATAAATATACCGATGGGATAGCTCATGGCCGTTAAAGAAAAGGAAAAAAGGAGCGTACAAAGAAAACGAAAACCGAAAATAATGGCGGTCATTAACGATGCCTGCACTGGTTGCGGTGGATCCCCGATCTGTATCACCGAGTGTCCCGTTGATAGCTGTATGTATGAGGTCGAGAACCCGGACGCTCCTATATTCAATCGTGTTGAGGTGGACGCACTTTTATGTATCGGTTGTAAAAAGTGCATCAGCAAGGGGCCCATGGACACGTTTTTGGAAGGATGCCCGTGGGATGCCATTGATATGGTTCCAATTGATGAGTATGAGGAGAAGTATGGGGTGCTTCCCTACTAACAAGAAATTTTAGTCAAATCACTTTCCCGTTTAGGCCATTAAGTATTCTTACCTTTGGTGATCATCAAAAAAATAATTCGGAAAACTTTTTTGGACAAACAAAACAGGTTGTTGTACTATAGCCCCGCATTTTCCTTTTAGGCTGTTTCCCCAAAAAAATATAATGAACAAAAGCAACGACTTCCGTCAGGGCTTGGGCGTAGCATTCAGGTTAGGGACGGAAATGACGGTTGCGACAGGCTTGGGCGCAGTTATGGGGTATGGCGTAGACCATTATTTTGGAACAAAACCCTGGGGGATTGCAGTGGGTGTTGTATTAGGGGGAGCTGCAGGGATGCTCAATGTCTACTGGGCCGCCCAGGCTATGACAAAAGAACTCGAAAACAGCGATCAAGAAAAAAATAACGACTAAAGACAAGGACGATCAAAATAAACTATGGAAAGTCCCTTACATCATTTTGAACTGCATGCCATCATTCCCTTAAGCGTTATGGGGGTTGATATTTCCATCAACAAGGCGGTCATCGCCATGTGGGTGGGGTTGGTCATAGTATTCGGGTTGTTCATGCTGGTCGTGAATAGAGGGACGAAAGTGGTGCCGGGAAAACTGCAAAGCGTGTTTGAAATCGCTTTGGAGTTTATCAAGGGCATGGTGGATGAATTTATCGGCAAGGAAGAAGGCAAGAAGTATTTTTCGTTTGTGGCCACAGTGTTCATTTTTATTTTGACGTGCAACCTGATCGGGTTGGTTCCGGGGTCTTACACCATCACCAGCCAGATTGCTGTCACCGGCGTGTTTGCGGTGGGCATTTTCTTGATGACACTGGTGATCGGGTTCGCAAAGCACGGGTTGCATTTTCTTACTATTTTGGTCCCTCCCGGAATTCCTAAAGTCATGATTCCGGTCATGATTCCCATAGAAATTATAAGTATGCTGGCCCGTCCCCTGTCCCTTTCCGTGCGGTTGTTTGCGAACATGACGGCAGGGCATACGGTTTTGGCCGTTCTGTTTGGACTGGCAATGAGTGCATCCCTGTGGATCGGGTGGATGCCATTTGGGTTTACGGTAATCATCAACGGATTGGAAATCGCGATTGCCTTTATTCAAGCCTATATCTTCACCACTCTGACGTGTGTTTATATTGGCGACGTGATCAAGTTACATTAATTATTGTGAAAAAAGGAGATTGAGCATGGATGCAGGAGCAGCAGCATTTATTGGCATGGGGTTGTGTGCGGCGGGTTTTTTTGGCGCTGCTTTGGGAATTGCCTATATTTTTGCAAAAACCATTGAAACTGTTGGTCGTCAGCCAAACGCCGAAGCGCGTGTGGCGAAATACTGCTGGATCGGGTTTGCGCTGGTTGAGGCGATTGCTCTTTACGCCCTGGTCATTGCATTTATCATCATGCCTTAGATCAGGTTTTATTTTTCTGGAAAAGGGTTTTCTTTTTATGAAACCCGTTCCACGTTCTAACACTTCCTTTTTCGATTGAAAGGGATACGATGCCACAGTTTGAGCAAGTCGAAGTTTTCAGTTCTCTTATTTTTTGGTCTTTGCTTTCTTTTGGCCTGTTGTTTGTGCTTCTGAAGAAGTATGCCTTCCCGCCAATTCTGGATGCCCTTGATGACCGTGAGAAAAAGATTCGTGCGGATATCGAAGGCGCCGAGAAATTAAAGCAAAATGCGACCGAAGTTATGGAAGACCTGGAACGGGAACTCAAGAACGCTCATGAAAAAGCCACCACCATTGTGCAGATGGCGACCGGTGAGGCCAAGAAAATTCAGGAGAAAACGCTTGAGGAGACGCAGGCCAAGGTGAAGCAGATGCAGAATGATATGGAGAGGGAGATTGAAGCCTCTCGCAATAAACTTCTGGGGGAGATTCGCAGTTACACGGCGGCTTTAACGATCGCATCGACCGAGAAATTTCTGAAAAAAACGATGGATGCGGCGGATAGGAAAAAACTCGCCGAAGAATCCATTGAAGAGGTTATTAGAGAAATGCAGCAAGGGCGAATGAATTGATGGTAATGAATTCAGGTTCTGCAACTCAAGAGACTGTGAAAAATGATTGAAAATTTGATAGGCAAACGATATGCCGAGGCGCTGTCCAGCAGCGTCAAGGACGATTCCCTGCTGAACTCGGTTCTGGAGAATTTGCAAGCGATTCAGAGTGCGTTTGCGGGGCAGAATCAATTGTCCGGA
The Nitrospinota bacterium DNA segment above includes these coding regions:
- a CDS encoding DUF423 domain-containing protein codes for the protein MNWISLGAGLGGLSVLLGAFGAHSLKDRLTEQKLATFHTATDYLAYHALALILVGILVLVLGEAGEKALKKVGIFFTTGIVLFSGSLYALAFDGPRFFGPVTPFGGLFFMTGWFTLAVVVAKLLNAKN
- a CDS encoding YchF/TatD family DNA exonuclease, whose amino-acid sequence is MIIDTHAHLDMDQYDADRDEVIERARANGVDYILNIGCDVESSARSLELAEQYDFIYATAGIHPHDVKSIDDTTYAELRRLLAHPRMVAVGEIGLDYFKNYSPQDLQRTHFRNQLELAKELDKPIIIHCRDANEDMISILSEFYKPNNRARSGIFHCFSGDQKLADKALEMGFYISFSGSVTFKKSDELRAVAKTIPADRLFVETDCPFLTPAPNRGKRNEPSFVHHTAQLVAEVRGLRVEDVQRTTELNFFELFGIGKNAPTGTVSYQIRNSLYLNLTTRCTDDCVFCTRLTRPVVQGYNLKLDREPTAQEVWESIDDPTKYDEVVFCGYGEPTLRLDVVKEVAKKIKAAGGRVRLNTNGHGNVINKRNILPELQGLIDEVSVSLNTDTSEAYDEICRPLPAFRNGIYDKIKEFIAEAKKYIPKVQATIVTQQKDVDETACEEIVKKEFGVDYRTRRYNMVG
- the metG gene encoding methionine--tRNA ligase; the encoded protein is MQKNGKKFFVTTPIYYVNDVPHIGHAYTTIAADVVSRYKKLQGYDVFFLTGTDEHGQKVHQAAKELGVDAQEHVDKLNCRFKELWVRLNICNDDFIRTTEERHKKVVHEILNQLWERGEIYRKNYEGWYCIPDERFWTEKDLVKGNCPECGRKVEKITESNYFFKMGQYQDWLIEHIKTNETFIQPASRKNEVLGFLSKPLEDLCISRPVDRMPWGIPLPFDDSYVTYVWFDALINYISTFGTLDQIRKCEFWPADHHLVGKDILTTHAVYWSTMLKSIGLPLPKNIYAHGWWTVNGQKMSKSLHNVVEPNLLIDQFGVDVIRYFLMREVSFGMDGDFSHKALIGRLNSDLANNLGNLLNRTTNMIGKYFEGTIPQPSTGGEEDEALKSKASQTLSAVQSLYDELAYHKILATIWELVDASNQYIVKTGPWNLAKTDEGKERLKTVMYHCAEALRTIAILVYPFMPESAESMMKQLGIETSALEQGMESIAQWGGLKPGSQTQSAEQLFPRMEEKDAEKILQSVTLGTETGGEPAAEKSKAEGLAEQVTIDDFMKIDLRTGKILEAEKVKKSKKLIQLKVDIGTETRQVLAGIAEGYEPDQLIGRTVVLVANLKPVKLMGIESQGMLLAGSADGKLVLAGFDQELPPGVRVR
- the ricT gene encoding regulatory iron-sulfur-containing complex subunit RicT, producing the protein MNLLTQESPAPVQEKSGPRFLIGIRVRDKGKSELYDPGTLQLRVGMSVIVESGNGQEIGVVASNKIGNFLKESPQSFHKVLRTANDNDLQADEKREAQENRAKHLCLQKITELKLPMNLSRVVHIPSANKTMFFFTAEGRVDFRLLIKELASNLRHRIEMKQVGVRDEARSISGYGICGESLCCSTFLEEFTPVTIRMAKDQGLALNPSKISGVCGRLMCCLQYEHQTYRELLKDLPKYGTRLDTPDGPGKVMKNQILEQKVIVRLEDDNVMTYDLNEVKGFLQKKLPK
- the holB gene encoding DNA polymerase III subunit delta', with the translated sequence MSFQRILGQDQPKRIIQNALQDNSVAHAYLFYGPESIGKKLTAIEFAKTLNCEVSGPLECCDNCSSCRKIAQRIHPDFFLLEPGKSSPSGRDALIKVEEIRELQKKLAYLPYEGKTKVAIIDGAESMNPQAANSFLKTLEEPPSATVLILITQNPYRLLPTIVSRCQGVKFHPLTSEEVKQILQQTQESETGDVNEEGLELRALRSMGQVNKALEEDIATTQNYREDVLNLLEKVSFKRMDVIFKWTRLWAKQPAQIQSLLDEMLSLVRDLAVLKNPGANTRILNQDILDRLQPLAAQKTLGALTTMFDSVLKTKSALTGNANLQLSLDHMLIQFCEAT
- a CDS encoding 4Fe-4S ferredoxin, whose translation is MAVKEKEKRSVQRKRKPKIMAVINDACTGCGGSPICITECPVDSCMYEVENPDAPIFNRVEVDALLCIGCKKCISKGPMDTFLEGCPWDAIDMVPIDEYEEKYGVLPY
- a CDS encoding AtpZ/AtpI family protein gives rise to the protein MNKSNDFRQGLGVAFRLGTEMTVATGLGAVMGYGVDHYFGTKPWGIAVGVVLGGAAGMLNVYWAAQAMTKELENSDQEKNND
- a CDS encoding F0F1 ATP synthase subunit A — encoded protein: MESPLHHFELHAIIPLSVMGVDISINKAVIAMWVGLVIVFGLFMLVVNRGTKVVPGKLQSVFEIALEFIKGMVDEFIGKEEGKKYFSFVATVFIFILTCNLIGLVPGSYTITSQIAVTGVFAVGIFLMTLVIGFAKHGLHFLTILVPPGIPKVMIPVMIPIEIISMLARPLSLSVRLFANMTAGHTVLAVLFGLAMSASLWIGWMPFGFTVIINGLEIAIAFIQAYIFTTLTCVYIGDVIKLH
- the atpE gene encoding ATP synthase F0 subunit C → MDAGAAAFIGMGLCAAGFFGAALGIAYIFAKTIETVGRQPNAEARVAKYCWIGFALVEAIALYALVIAFIIMP
- the atpF gene encoding F0F1 ATP synthase subunit B; the encoded protein is MPQFEQVEVFSSLIFWSLLSFGLLFVLLKKYAFPPILDALDDREKKIRADIEGAEKLKQNATEVMEDLERELKNAHEKATTIVQMATGEAKKIQEKTLEETQAKVKQMQNDMEREIEASRNKLLGEIRSYTAALTIASTEKFLKKTMDAADRKKLAEESIEEVIREMQQGRMN